From one Dermacentor silvarum isolate Dsil-2018 chromosome 3, BIME_Dsil_1.4, whole genome shotgun sequence genomic stretch:
- the LOC119445348 gene encoding protein RCC2 homolog — protein MSKLSRGRHRADVHTRGHLARPISNGRRSGLIASSSPPAGAEQRSQRHSSSGTRLNMDGEAASEAKRPRLDDEASPPAAAAEADNEQQADDARPNGDDAAADKAKRGFRVEATGCAGTLLFTGGTNWDTIGRRPKDKQKAAAAGGSQERNLWGPHRLAWPHRVKAVFSGCSACHTVLLTEQGQAYTWGRNDKGQLGQCDLKRRDLPTLVDTLKDSLVVAAACGRAHTLFLTDHGSVFACGDNKMGQCGVGSQNASVHVPTRVAFKLRPAVRVSCGGEFSVLVDCRGHVYTFGCPEYGQLGHNTDGRYFVTSNKLQFKCELVPRRIQVFIDRNREGHVVSVDDVHIVDVASGLNHTIALDERKRCFSWGFGGYGRLGHNEPKDEMVPRLIKAFEGPNRGLCSVYAGGTFSMAVSELGVLYFWGMNNHGGEATMYPKPIQDLTGWHVRGIGCSNKSIVVLADESVISWGPHPTYGELGYGEGRQKSSTTPQEVRLLEGIHVHTVACGLGHSVFIARDDSEEERARIRRLPEFQP, from the exons CGGTCGTCGGAGCGGGCTCATCGCGTCGTCCTCTCCTCCGGCGGGTGCAGAACAACGGTCGCAGCGGCACAGCAGCAGCGGCACACGACTGAACATGGACGGCGAAGCGGCGAGCGAGGCCAAGCGACCGCGACTCGACGACGAGGCGAGCCCaccggcggcagcggcggaggCCGACAACGAGCAGCAGGCGGACGACGCGCGTCCCAACGGCGACGACGCCGCCGCCGACAAGGCCAAGCGCGGATTC CGCGTCGAGGCCACGGGCTGTGCCGGCACGCTGCTCTTCACCGGGGGCACCAACTGGGACACGATCGGCCGCAGACCCAAAGACAAGCAGAAGGCGGCCGCCGCCG GTGGCTCCCAGGAGCGCAACCTGTGGGGCCCCCACCGGCTGGCCTGGCCACACCGGGTCAAGGCCGTCTTCTCTGGCTGCTCGGCTTGCCACACGGTGCTGCTCACCGAACAGGGACAGGCCTACACCTGGG GGCGCAACGACAAGGGCCAGCTGGGCCAGTGTGACCTGAAGCGGCGTGACCTGCCCACCCTGGTGGACACGCTCAAGGACTCGCTGGTGGTGGCTGCGGCATGTGGCCGTGCGCACACGCTCTTCCTCACTGACCATGGCTCGGTGTTTGCCTGTGGGGACAACAAGATGGGCCAGTGCGGCGTTGGCTCTCAGAACGCCTCCGTCCATGTGCCGACGCGTGTCGCCTTCAAGCTGCGGCCAGCCGTGCGTGTTTCGTGTGGTGGCGAGTTCTCTGTGCTCGTCGACTGTCGGGGCCACGTGTACACCTTTGGCTGCCCCGAGTACGGCCAGCTGGGCCACAACACCGACGGCCGCTACTTCGTCACCAGCAACAAGCTGCAGTTCAAGTGTGAGCTGGTGCCTCGGCGGATCCAGGTGTTCATCGACCGCAACCGCGAGGGGCATGTTGTCTCTGTCGACGATGTCCACATTGTTGACGTGGCCTCGGGGCTCAACCACACG ATAGCCCTGGACGAGCGCAAGCGGTGCTTCTCGTGGGGTTTTGGCGGCTATGGGCGGCTGGGCCACAATGAGCCGAAAGACGAGATGGTGCCCCGCCTCATCAAGGCCTTCGAGGGACCCAACCGGGGCCTCTGCTCAGTCTATGCAGGTGGCACGTTCAGCATGGCTGTCAGCGAGCTCG GGGTGCTCTATTTCTGGGGCATGAACAACCATGGTGGCGAGGCGACCATGTACCCCAAGCCCATCCAGGACCTGACGGGCTGGCACGTCCGGGGCATAGGCTGTTCCAACAAGAGCATCGTGGTGCTGGCTGATGAGAGCGTCATCTCGTGGGGGCCACACCCCACCTACGGCGAGTTG GGCTATGGCGAGGGTAGGCAGAAATCCTCGACGACGCCCCAGGAGGTGCGCCTGCTGGAGGGCATCCATGTGCACACTGTGGCCTGTGGCCTGGGCCACTCGGTGTTCATCGCGAGGGACGACAGCGAGGAGGAGCGTGCCCGCATCCGCCGCCTGCCCGAGTTCCAGCCTTGA